From Pelosinus fermentans DSM 17108, the proteins below share one genomic window:
- a CDS encoding DJ-1/PfpI family protein encodes MRDELLDGKKATTYHSAFAELEAYNTITVEKAKVVRDGNIITSAGVTSGLELDFYILKILFGNTLAKEVANKIEYAVDIDAL; translated from the coding sequence ATGCGGGATGAATTGCTTGATGGTAAAAAAGCGACTACTTATCACTCTGCATTTGCAGAATTAGAAGCCTATAATACAATTACTGTAGAAAAAGCCAAAGTTGTACGTGATGGTAACATAATTACGTCTGCAGGAGTGACCTCAGGCTTAGAACTTGACTTTTATATTCTTAAAATTCTTTTTGGTAATACTCTCGCCAAAGAGGTTGCCAATAAAATCGAATATGCTGTAGATATTGATGCATTATGA